In the Pongo abelii isolate AG06213 chromosome 9, NHGRI_mPonAbe1-v2.0_pri, whole genome shotgun sequence genome, ATCCCCTCAGCGCCCAGGCTAGAGGAGGGGTGGTCCCTGCCCAGCCAGGGAGGGCTGAGGGTGGATGGGCCTCTACAGAGCAGCTTCCGAACCAGGCACGGTTCCATGATCATCTGTTTTATAGAGGGGGACACTGAGGAACGGGGAGCCTGGGGACCTTCCAGTGGCCCCACAGCTCCTGTGGCTGAGTCAGGGTTTGTCACCAGGTCTCTGGGGATGAGGCTCCCCCATCCATCTGCCCCACTCTATCCTGGAGCAGCTCTCAGAACGGTCTCTGGACCAcagtttcaaaacaaaataagcaatgTTTTCAAAGGCCCTGGAGGAAGCCAGAGTTACCACGGCAACTCTCGGCCTTGCCACCTCGTCCCGCCAGGCTGCAGTTGGAGCCAGCTCAGGAGGGCAGCAGGGTGAGGACAGCCAGGCTCTCTGGGgccaccccccagcccccacccttcctgcctctcctgcACTGTCCACGGCCCTCCCTGTGCTCCCACGGGTATAATGGGCACAGAAGAACCAGGAGCTCTGTCTGCTCCTGCAGGATTCTGGAAGCCAGGGGCCCCTGACCTCCCTGGAGCCTTGTCATATGAGGGGCACACGTGGGGTCCCAGCTGCCAGATGGCTTCCAGCGCTGCCCGCAGGTGTACGTTGGGTCCTTGGTGACTCTAATGCACCTTCCACTCGGCACAGAAGAGCTTCTGTCTGGGGCCTGGGCAGGGGGAAGTAGGCTGCCATCCTCTCTAAACCAAAGTGTGAAAATTGAGTTGAAACTCCCGTAGGAGGGCAGGAGGCACAGTTCCTCAGAAGAAGGTCTGAGAAACCACAGCCCAGGTTGTTGTGTCGGGTGTGTGGAGAAGGTGCTCTGGCAGTCCTGCTACAGGGGGACCATCAACAACCCCTTTGGGGTGAGAGCCCCATGGCTGCTGGCACCAGCAGCCCCTAcgaggcttattttatttttgagacagggtctcgctctgtcaccgaggctggagcgcagtggcacaatcataactcactgtagcctcaacctcctgagctcaagcgatcctcccgcctcagcctccaaaggtgctgggattacaggcgcttgccaccacgcccagccccctcTGGCCTTATTGTTTGCCAGGCCCAGCTCAGGTCCCAGAGGAGGGGAGACAGGACTGTGAGGGAAAGGGGGAAGAGGTATAGAGCCCCAAGCTCCTCCACCCACCCGAACCCTCACCGAGGCCCTAGACCCTAGACTGGCCTGACCGGGGAGTCCTCAGGGCTTTCCTTGGGTGCAGGCCATGGTGCTGGGGCCTGAAGCTCACACTCTGCTGAGCACAGCCCCCTGCCCACCCCTGCCCTGGGGCCCTGCTTCCCTGGCCAGGGCCATTGGAGCAGGAGTGGGGCTGTCCAGGTGGTGTTCTTGGGTCCAGCCCTCAGTTTCTCTTCTGCAGTTGAGCGGCAGCCCTGCATCTGTGGTGGGGTCGGCGCCTGGTGCTGGCGAGGCGAGGCCTCAGCTGCTGGGACAGGACCTGCCTGGCACCCAGCTGGTGGCAGAGCCAAGCATTCCGACTCAGCTCTGGGAGCAGCTGCCTTCTGGGCTGGCATTCTCTGCCGGGGGGGGGGTTGTGCCCTCGTCGCCCTGGGTGCCTCCTCACCTGGCTGATTTCATCTCGTGtccccctgcctcctcctccaggaagcccccagGGCCTGACCCTCTGTGAGAGTGGcatggaggaggaagaagactCGCCCAGGCCCATGGGAGCCGGATGGTGGCCGCACTTGTGGGGCCCTGACCCCATAGGCTTCTTCAGCACGCCCTGGCCTGGGTGATCCCTGCCTGAGGGCTGCGCACGGCTCGTCTGCCAAACCAGGTTTTAGGGGATTCTCGTACTGTCCTCCTGGGGCAGCAGGGGGTAAAGTCTGACCCACCCAGACTGTCCAGCAATAAGGGCCTCCTGCTGTGGACCAGGGACCCTGGAACTGACCGATTGTGTCCTAGGGACGCAGTGTCCCCAGGCTGCTAGAGGGCTGTGGGGCCGTGTTTcatgcctgaggcaggaggaaaccCCAGGAGGGGTCTGAAGGGGACCCAGCCCCCACCCCGTCTAGCAGGGAGGAGCATCTGCAAGAGGCCGAGGGGTCCTGGGGTGGAGGAGGGTAGGGGCAGGACTCGGGGTCACTGGTCATTTATGGGGATCACATGGCTGCAGTGTGCCCTGCATGGTACTAGGCACCAGGGACAGCAGAGGACAAGCCTGTGTCCTCTCCCACCACCAGAGGGCTGGGCACTGCTCCTAGGGAGAGAGGGGGCCTTGGTGCATGCAGAGGGGGGCCTGGGGCACGTGCCTGGCCTGGTTGGATGATCAgagtgggctgggctgggcctggtCTGGGGCCCAGTCTCAAGGGCAGACCCCACCTGGCTAGAGTTGGTTGTGTGCACACAGGACCCGGCGTTAAAATCCTCTCCTCTCTGTGAGCCCCATCCCCACCTGCTAGACTCCCAGCACAGCCCCCTTCCTGCCCCAGCTGCTGAGCGACAGCGCTGGGCCGGCTTCTGcacgccccttcccccagcccatcTTGGAAACCATAGCAGTGTCCTTCCTCCCAAGTTTCCCTTCCCAGGGCTGACATCCCACAGCAGGGATGTATCCCACAAACCCCACAGGCCCTGGTGCCTACAGCTTGGCCCGGTAACATCAAATCCTATCCCTCCTCCTGGCAGCAAAGATGGGGTGCCCCCACCCCAGAGTTCTCAGCACCCCCAGACAGAGGCAGTCCCCCAGCGAGCTCAGAACTCTTGGGGCGCTGCCACACCCTCACAGGAGGGGGCGGTGTTCCTGGGATGCTCAGGTCCTGGTATCGCCTCTGGCCAGGTACGGAAGGTGAAACTACAGGGCGTCCAATTCACCTTGAACTTCAGATAAACAccagattatttttttctatgtcccatgcaatatttgggacacacTTACCCTAAAGAAGTATTCCGTTTTCCTCTGAGAGGCAAATTTAACCGGCGTCCCATGTCTTCCTGGCAGTCCTGCCCTGGAGTCGCACTCCACAGGTGCAGGGCAGAGCCAGGCTCCAAGTAGATGGCGGCCAAAGCACCCGCCCCATGTTCCTGACTCCCGGGGCTCTTCAGGGCATTGCGAAAACCAGCAGCAGAGCTGACACCTGGTCCCTGCTCGGGAGCCAGTAAGGCAGGAGGCTGCTCAGGCCGTGCGTGTGGGGTGGGTGCACTCCCTGCTGCAGTGCTCTTGGTGCATGTGACACTGTTCCCACTCTTTCCCAGCTGGCTGGAGGCGTGATCCTGGGTGTGGCCTTGTGGCTCCGCCATGACCCGCAGACCACCAACCTCCTGTATCTGGAGCTGGGAGACAAGCCCGCACCCAACACCTTCTATGTAGGTGAGTGCACATGTGGCCGCAGACGCATTCAGGGAGGGCTTCCAGGAGGAGGCAGGTCCTAGtcttttgggtggggacatggagggTGAAAGACAGTCGGGCATGGCGTGTCCGGGCAAGGAGGCGGCCCTGGAAAGGGCTCTGGACACGAGGGTTGAGATGGAGGTGGGCCTGTGGCCTGCTGGCTCGTCTGGTCTGAGCCAGGGCAGGGGGTGGCAGCTAGGCCTGGGCAGGGACTGTGTGGAGACCTTGCTTATTTTAAGTGTGGGGTTATTTCGGGGGAGGCTCCCTGAGAAGGGTGGGGCTGGATGCCTGGGCCGCACAGAGCAGCCGAGGCAGCTGGCGCTATGGAgcccgggagggagggagggatggagctCAAGGGATGGAACCCAGTGAGGGGTGGAGACGGGGCAGGGGAGGGGTGGAGACGCCCCAGAGGCTGGTGTGACTCAGCTGCCCCTGCAGGCGTGCACCTTGCTGCCTTATTAGGCTGTGTGGGGGACTGGgctgccctccctgcccccaggagcaggagcaggagtgatggaggaggaggaggggaggggcaaggccaggaggaggaggaggagggccgTCTCACTGTGAAGAGCAGCACCCTTCCTCCTGGTGCCCGTGGCAGGGCTGGTGCTGGTGGGGTTCTGGGAGCATTTGTTGAGTTGCTTCTGTTCTTGAAAGGAGGCCCCTGGGATGACCCTGTTGCCCTCACAGGCTGAGGGGTGGGTGAGGTGGGCAGCCTGTGTGTCCCCAGTCTTCAGGGCTTCCCTCAGCTGGCAGGTGCCCCCAGGCCTGGAGCTGCAGGGCCAGGACCCCCGCCAGTTACGGAGGCTGCTTGGCTTGGTTGCTGAACCAGAGCCCCAGGAGGCCGAAATGGCCCCACACCTGCACCATCCCACCTCTTTGTCCAGTCACCCCAGGGCCAGGTGAGGGCCCTGGCCACACGGCGTGCCGTTCCCTTCTTCCCCATGCCCCACTCATGGGTCAGATGGCCGGTGCTGGGTTCCAGACGGTGTCAACAGGGACGGTCCCTGTCCTGCCCAAGGACAGGAGCCTGTGGCCCACAGAGGGTTTCTGGGCCCAGCCGATCCTGGGGACGGTCCCATGGCCCTGCCCATAGGTTCCTGGCCTCTCTCGGGGCCGTGGTGCCCTCACAGGTGTGTGTCAGGAGGACAGGAAAGGCTGCTTGTCCCAGGGGCTCGTGTGGAGACCACCCTCTGCACGCAGCTGGGGCACTCCTGCCTGCGTCCTCAGAAGCACTCGGCTTAGCTTTGCCCGTGTACCTGGGCTGTGGGCCGCAGAGCCCGGCCAGCATCCTCTGATCTCTGAGGGCGCATCTCTACTGGAGGCCCCTCCTGGGCCTCttgctcctcgcttcccagatcATTAGGATATCTGGGGTCCAGAAGGGCCTCCCAGTCATCCTGGGCCTTGTCCTTCAGGGCCACCAGTCCAGCCAGTGACAACCACAGCATCCCCGGCCTGGAACGAGGCTGCCCCCAGCACGTTCCTCGTACTCCTGTCCAGGGACAGGAGGGGCTGCCCCTGCCACCGAGTCCCCTTCTCCAGGACCTGGGGCCTGTGGGTGTGAGGCAGGTGTTCTTGGAAGGGGTCACTCTCCAGGCACCTGGCGGCCAAGCCTTGTGGCTGGAGCAGCTCCCGCTGCTGGGTCGGCGTCGGGCCCCGTGTGGCCGGAGAGGAGCTGAAGGGTCACTTAGCTTCGGGCTGGGGCAAGGACAGGGGACACCCCAGAGAGGTGTGCCAGGCCTCCTTCCTGCGCCCCACTCTCGGCGGAAGCAGAGGTCACAGGCTGTGCTGAGGCCCCATGGTGCTGCCCCTACGATGCCAGGGTGAGGCTGGCGTTGGAAGCAGGTGTCTGACCTGCATGGTGTCACTGTGGCCACATCAGAGCTCCAGCCCCAGAGCCGCCCACCCTCAGGCCTTGGCTGTGGTTTCCCTGGGCTGGAGGAGCCTGCCGTGGTGTTGGCCACACGACCACAGGACCTGCCACCCCCGACATGGGCTCTGCCTGGGTCCCCACTGGACGGGGGGACCCCTTGGAGCTCCTCTGGCCACCAAGTCCTAGCCCATTCCAGAATTGGCCTTCTGGAGCCTCTTGCTGTCCCTGATGCGGGCTGGGCCTTGCCAAGGGCTTTTTTTCCAGCACTGGGAACAGGGTGGATTTGCTGGGCTCACTCCACTCAGAGAAGCTGCAGGTGTGGTGGGTTAGGTCTGAGGGCGTTAGAGAGGagcctggggtggggctggggcctggcAGGGGATCTGGCAGCCCTGGGCCTCCCACCTCCTGTCAGGACCAAAAAAGGCAACACGCCCCTCCTGACCTGTACCCCTGAGTGAACCCAACCTTGCAACCCCGGAGTGTCAGGGCCTGAGGGGAGGGAGACCTGGCTCCTGGGCGCCGTGCCCGTAAGGAGGTGGCCACCTGCAGGGCATTCCTGGCAGAGGCTTCATCTGGCCAGGTATGAGGCTGGGTGGCCGAGCCCCAGATCTGGGCGTGTTCTCTGCCTGGTGGTGGGTCCTGCCCCAGGCACCTTCTCACTGGCTGGGCAGGGACAATGGGCCTGGCTGTGAGGAGGGGGCCTGGGCTGCCTTCTGCATTGCCGCAGTGACGGGAGATGGACCCCGCCTGCTGAGGGATAGGGGAGTGGGCAGGTACTGAGAGACATTGACAGCTGTCCCGAGGCTACAGGACCCTGTCTGGGTGGCCGGGCCCATGTCTTGGGCCCACAGTGTGACCCCCACCCTTGGACGGCGCCTTCTTCCTCCCCAGGTGCGGCTGCCCAGCCAGGGGGTGTGGGGGAGTTCGGGAGGGCTGGCTTACACGGCCTGGTCCAGCTGTCCCAGGTGGGGTTCTGGGCTTCAGCCCTCAGCCCAGGGCCTAGGAAGCCAACTTGATCCCCCCACACAGCAGCCAGGTTCAAAGGCAGGTCCCGTAATGGAAGTGCTGCTGTGCAGCCAAGATTGGGGGGAGGAGCCAGCAGGGCCCCCACCCTCTTCTCACACCACACTGGGGAGGCAGCATTGGTGCCAGTTCCGGTTCCTGGGCTGCCCCTCAACCCTGGCCTACAGCGGAGCCCACCCTGTGCCTTCTGATGCCACTCCCACCCCACGCCGAGTCCCAGAGGCTTTGGGAGTGGGTGAAGGCAGTGGGTGGTGGGTGGCGGGTGCAGGCGGTAGGTGGTGGGTATGGCAGATGGTGGGCCACACTGCAGGTGTCATCCCTGCGAAGCACCTGTCTTCAGCACTCAGAGCACTCGTGAGGCGCACAGTCCCCGTGTGGCCTCCTTAGTCTCCGTCCTGTGTCATGGAAgaggcaactgaggcacagaaagctcACCGGGCCAGGCTGGGATGTGAGGTCCCTTGCTGCTCATCCCTGGCAGTCAGCAACCCTACATCTTCCCAGCTGGGCAGCCCGTGGTGGGTTCGGCACCCAGGACCCTCGGGAGTCTTAGGCTGTGACGAGTGTGCAGGCACCCACCCGGTGTCTCTCTCCACCCAAGGCATCTACATCCTCATCGCTGTGGGCGCTGTGATGATGTTCGTTGGCTTCCTGGGCTGCTACGGGGCCATCCAGGAATCCCAGTGCCTGCTGGGGACGGTAAGGCAGGGAGGCGGGGCTGCGCCTGGGccggggaggggctgggggctgcgTCTGGCCCTGAGGAGGGGGCAGAGCTGGTGCTCAGGGCGGCCCCTAGAGTTCTGGGGGAGGTGGCTCCTGTGCCCTCGTTTTCCCctttggtttttaaattaaatcccaCCGTGCTTGATCTCCATTGTGGCCGGTTCCTATGTGACCGCTTTTCTTTGTCAAAAAATAGCCATGAATGTAACAGGGAGCAAGCCCCAGCTCTGAGGCCAGCCCCGGCGTCCCAGGCACAGGCCCCCAGTGGGAAGCCCAGGCCTGGCTGTGCCATCCGGGGCCTGGCCAGTCCAGGAAGAGGGAGCCTGTGCCCGTGTTTCCAGTGGGGGAAACGGAGGCAGATCCCATGGCTCCCCCTTCCATGGGGAGCAGGAACAAGGGGGTGGGGAAGATCAGTCAGGGGTCACGCTGCTGCACACACCTCCCTGGGGGCTGCAGACATCCCGGACTCACCAGCCTGTGACCCCAAACCTCACGCCCCGCCCCATCCACCCCATCCTGCGGAGCCTGGTGCCGCGTGGGGACATCGTGGGCTTTGACGGCTCCTTCCTGTGCTGAGATTTAGCCTCTGTGCCCCGGGGCTCCACACAGGCCGCTCACTCCTGGTCAGGTCGTGGGCTGGTGGCTCCCACTAGCCCCTCACACACACGCCTGCTGGGCACCTGGGTGTGTGTCCTTGGACCCCGCCTACAGCCtgccctctttcctccctctggcCACTGCCCGGCTCCAGTTCTTCACCTGCCTGGTCATCCTGTTTGCCTGTGAGGTGGCCGCCGGCATCTGGGGCTTTGTCAACAAGGACCAGGTGAGCCTGGGTGCGCGGGGACAGGGTGGGGTGGGTGATGGGGGCACCCTCCCCTCCTGTCGCGGGTGGGGTGGGTGAGGGGCACCCTCCTCTCCTGTCGCGGGTGGGGGTTGGGCTGACTCATGGCTTGTGGGAGCTCTTTGGGCTCCTCCTGGGTCCCACTTTGCTAGGAGGATCTCCAGGGGCTTTATGGAGGAGGCAGCACTGGGGCTGAGCACAAGGCCAGCCTCCTGTGTCCCAGCACTCCTGGGGCAGCTGAGAGTGCAGAGTCCTTGTCCTCTGGGGTCTGGCCTCGAAGCCACCCTGCCCAGGGAGAGCCTGGGAAAAGTGCATCCGCCTGaggcggggcggggtgggggcaaggAGGGGGAGGTTCCCCCTGTGCATGTGACCGCACCCCTCCCCCAGATCGCCAAGGATGTGAAGCAGTTCTATGACCAGGCCCTACAGCAGGCTGTGGTGGATGACGACGCCAACAACGCCAAGGCTGTGGTGAAGACCTTCCATGAGACGGTGCGACTCCCAGGGGCGAGGGCGGGGAGCAGGGCCCCGGGAACCCGGCTGGGGTGTGTCTCGTCCTGGATGAATCCTGCCTCCGCTCAGACCTCAGGAGCAGGAGGTGCCCTTGGGACCTCCAGGACCCCTGGGCTCAACTGGTCCTCAGGTGGGAACCTAGTAGGCCAGGCTGGCCCAGGGTGTGGAAAGCTCTGAGCAGCGCAGCTGAGGAGGAAGAAGGCTGACCCCTGGATGCGTTCTGCAGTGGGGAGCGCCGCGTACCCCTGGCCACCTCCCCGTGGGTTCCCTAGAGCCACCGTCCCCCTGGGCACGTCCAGGGCTGACGTCACACCCCTGCTCTCTGCAGCTTGACTGCTGTGGCTCCAGCACGCTGACTGCTCTGACCACCTCAGTGCTCAAGAACAACTTGTGTCCCTCGGGCAGCAACATCATCAGCAACCTCTTCAAGGTGCGCCAGGCCGGCGGGGCCGCGCCTGATCCCCCGCATGTCCCGCCCCTGGGTGGGGTCCTGGGGGTGGGCAGGTCATGTGGCAGCCCCACGGGGAGCGACCACACTGGGTGGCATGGCCCCTGTCAGGGCTGCTGTGCCAGGAGGGTCGGGGTGGGACCGCATCTGGCCCACGAGGAAGGCAGGCGCCCTGTACTGCCCATTCTGGGTGAAGAAGGTGGAGGCTCTGAGGGTGGGAACTCACCTGTACCCCCAGCTCCACGTGTGCACTCGTGGGTGTGGATGCCCCCGACAGCCTGTAGCTGGCGGGGCCTGCAGGCCGTATAGTGCCCTGTGGAAGTTTCCGGCTGAGGCCTCAGTGGAAGTCAGCGGGTGAACATCAGTGATGCTTTAGGGATCTAGTGACACCAATGACCGTGATCTCAGTGGAAAAGGGCACAGCGTGTCCCAGACATTTCGCGTTTATGTTAAAATGGGTAGAAGATAGAAAGCTGGCAGAGGCCAGGCCGCTGCACCCACCTGTTCCGAGGtgggtagggggtggggggctgttcCCAGGATTCCCCTCTACACGTTCTGTGGTGACCACGGATTACTGCGTGACAACGGGAAGCCGGGAGCCGAGGCCCGGTCCCTGACCACACGCGCCTGGCCACCCCCGCAGGAGGACTGCCACCAGAAGATCGATGACCTCTTCTCCGGAAAGCTGTACCTCATCGGCATTGCTGCTATCGTGGTCGCCGTGATCATGGTGAGCGGGCGGGGGAGGGCCTGTTCTCCGGGCTGCCCCTTCCG is a window encoding:
- the CD81 gene encoding CD81 antigen, which produces MGVEGCTKCIKYLLFVFNFVFWLAGGVILGVALWLRHDPQTTNLLYLELGDKPAPNTFYVGIYILIAVGAVMMFVGFLGCYGAIQESQCLLGTFFTCLVILFACEVAAGIWGFVNKDQIAKDVKQFYDQALQQAVVDDDANNAKAVVKTFHETLDCCGSSTLTALTTSVLKNNLCPSGSNIISNLFKEDCHQKIDDLFSGKLYLIGIAAIVVAVIMIFEMILSMVLCCGIRNSSVY